The genomic interval CGCGTCATCGACCGGGCGACTTCGGCCCGCGGCTGCTAGTGCGCCTGCTTCCACACGGTGAGGATCCCTTCCTCGCGGCTCACGAAGTAGTCGCCCTCGGACAGGCTCGCACTTGGCAGAAGATCCGTACGTGTCGTGTAGACAACGAGCGTTCGCCCGGCAACCGAAGGTCCACACCGGGCGAGTACCTCGCCGCCACGAGATCTCTCGTCGACCAGCGCGAGGACGACCCGATCGCGTCGTAGACGGCGCGCCACCAGGCCCGGTTCCTGCCGCTCGGCATACCGAACGACCGCATCGAACGCAGCATTGCTGTCACCTTGAGACACCCGTTGCGGGTCGCGTGGACAAGCGCTTGCCGCGGACGAGGGGATACCGGTAGCTGGTGGTGTCGTCGGCGCAGGAGGCGCTGCGACCGGCTTGGCTGAGAAACAGGCGGCGATGAACGACAGCCCGCAAACTACCGCGATCGCCGCGCGTCCGACCGAGCGATAGCCACACCCGTGTCCCCGTCCCCGTCGTGACTCAGTATCACTCCGACCGGCGCCACGGGCCGGTCGTGTCGTCACGGCCAGCGCGTCGGTGACCGCCGTGGGGCTGTCTCCGGTCTCGCTAGGGTGGAGCCTGGGTTCTAACCGATGTCGAGCGGTCTGCAGAATCTTCCGTCGCGTCATCGTCCAGCGCTCGTGTTCCATGACCTGGTCGGCCTCGGCGTTGAGGAGAGAGGTCGCCCATGGGGGTCCAGTGGACATTCGTGACGCGTTAAGCAGGCGAGCCGGAGTCACCGCGAAAAGGACGGCGACCCCTCCCGTTTCTGCGATCCATCGGGGGGCCGTAATCCGTCGCAGCCGACGTCGCGCCACGGTAGTTCTGAGCATGGCCCTTGTGCTTGCTGGGGGGACGTCTGCCGTGCTGGTGCTTGCGGGGTCGTCGGGGCCGAAGGCAACCCTGGGCACCGGTGCCCCCGCGCGAACTGCCTTGGGGGACAGAGCGGTGACACGAACCTATTCGTTCGGGGAAGGGCCGACGCGACTAGTCGTCACACCCGCCCGGACGGATGCGCATGCTCGTGTGACCAGGGCTCAGGCAAAGCTTCTTGTAGACGCGGCCGCGGGGAACCCGTCCCCTCGGGCACCTGGCACACTCGTTCTGTTCGGCTACGGTGACGTGACCACATCCAACCTCACCTACAGCTTCGGGCCAGACAGCCCGAATTTTGGGAAGCCCCGGCCCGCACCCTTCCAGGGCCGACTCGCGTGGGTCGGCGTGTACAGGTATTCGACGCAGGGCGAGCTGTTCAATTGCGGTCCGGCGGTGCGCTCTCACCCTCCAATCCCCCCGTTCGCGTACTTCGCCGAAATAATCGATCCCGACACGGCGTACGAGGCCAACTGGTACGAGCCCATCGACGGCTGCTAATCCGGCCGACCGAGCCTGATGGGTCCGGGTGTGCGGCGCCCGTTCAAGGTTCGCTGCCTCGGCCGCGGTCGAGTTGGGGTGGGTGCGGCGGGATCCGCCACGGCCCGGCCAGCTTGCTTCCGCCGCATCCTGAGCGGCTTCCTGGTGGCGCTGCACCTGTCTCGGGCGTGGGTGATCTCCTCGTCGGCCTGGGGCAGCCCATGTCTTGTCGCAGCGTCGACGAGGCTGCGGTCTCGGGCGAGGAGGAGCCGCCGCAGCTCGGCTTTGTGGTCGGTTGGGTCGTCGAAGTCGGAGCCGGCCGGCGCACAGTGGCGATCCCTGCGCACCTGCTTACGGAGCTGCGGGAGCACCTGGGTCGCCACGTCGGAACAGGGGGACGACCCGATGTTCCTTCGGCCTCTCCCGACCAGCACGAGCCGCGAAAGCCCACTCGTGACCGTGTTCTGCCGCTAGGTCTCGTGGAGGCCACATGATCTGACGTCTCTGGTGGAACGATGGAAGCTACGCGCGCATCTTGACGTGATTCACCGGGCGGGGTGCGCCAAGTTCGGTCCGTCAGGTCCTGATCGCTCAAGAAGTCTGGCCGGTGCGAGCAACCATTTCCGGCCGCTGAGTGGTCGAAGCTCATGGGAGTCGAGAGGGGGCCGCCGATGAGCGAGCCGGACGGGTTCCGCGACTTCGTCGCGGCTCGGTCGCGCTCGCTGCTTCGGACTGCGTGGCTGCTGACCGGCGATTGGCCCACCGCGGAGGACCTGGTGCAGACCGCCCTGGCGAAGACCTGGCTGCGCTGGGGGTCGATCCGGCGCCGGGAGGATCCCGCGGCGTACGTGAGGCGGGCCATGGTGAACACCTACTCGACCTGGTGGCGACGGCGGTGGACCGGTGAGATCCCGACCGCAGCTCCACCGGAGGGCCGGGTGCGTGACGACCCCTTCGCCGCGGTGGACACCCG from Mycobacteriales bacterium carries:
- a CDS encoding SigE family RNA polymerase sigma factor; this translates as MSEPDGFRDFVAARSRSLLRTAWLLTGDWPTAEDLVQTALAKTWLRWGSIRRREDPAAYVRRAMVNTYSTWWRRRWTGEIPTAAPPEGRVRDDPFAAVDTRGSLLAALEQLPRRQRAVVVLRFYDDFTEAQVAAMLGCSVGTVKSQTAKALAKLRAFLVDEEVAR